A region of the Streptomyces durocortorensis genome:
GAGCTGGTGGATTCCGGCGGCGGCCTCATTACGGAATCGATGCGCACCTTACGGAACAAGGCCTACACCGTCCGCAAGGAAACATATGTACGGGACCGGCTCATCGAACAGCGGCGCTGGTACCGCAGACGTCAGCAGGTCTCGCGGCGCGGGGCCCTCCTGTGGTCGGGGGCCGTCGTCGCCCTGACCCTCCCGGCGCTGGCGCTCAGCGTGCTCCAGACCTTCGGAGTGGGGCGCGCCTTCGGGCTGACCGGGGTGCTGTCCGCGGCCGCCGCCGCCTGCCTCGCCTGGAACGAGATGCGCCGTCACCATCCGCTGATCTCGGCTCATTCGCTGGTGGAGCAGGACCTGGAGTCGATGCAGGCCGCGATGGAGACCACCCTCACCGAGCGGCAGTGGCCCGCCGCGGTGTTCGAGACCGAGCGGATCGTCTCGCCCGAACACACCGACTGGCTGGTCAGACACCGGGTATGAGCCGGGCGGAACCGGCGGGGCTCAGGTGCGCAGTACCCCGTCGCGCCAGATGACGGTGACCGGGCGGCCCAGGGCGCGGGCGTATGTCACGATGTCGCCCGTCCCGCCGAGGCCACGGGCCGGGCGGCCGTCCCAGACGGCCAGCAGCCGGTCGCAGTGGTCGGCGATGTAGGCGCCCGCCGCGTAGTACGCCTCGTCCGTGGAGTGGGGGAAGTCCAGCCGGACCTCCTGGGCCGCGCGCGCCCTGAGCGCCCGGTAGCGGGCCAGGTCGACGGCGTTCTCGAAGCAGGCCTCGTAGTCGCCGCTGGGGATCACCGCCGTCAGCTTGGCCCCGCAGGCCAGGGCCAGGTCGGCGAAGAGCTGGTCGGCGCCGACCGCCAGGCTGGAGAGCGCCTCGGTCGCGCCGTCGAGGCCGCACAGCTCGGCCCGCAGCCCCGCGAGCACATGGGCCTCGGCCTCGGCGGGGATGGAGCGGTGACCGGTCACACCGATGCGATTCACGGACCTGCTACCCCCTGATGCCGTCGTGGGCGCCATCCTCTCAAGAGCTCCCCGACGAGCGGGAGCCCCCGTCCGGAATTCCGGACGGGGGCTCGTATGTACGGATACGGCTCCGGGCGCGGCCCGGTGCGCCGGTCAGTACACGCTCACGCCGTACGCGTTCAGGGCTTCGACGACCGGCTGGAAGAAGGTCGTGCCCCCGAAGTAGCAGTTGCCGCTGCCGCCGGAGGTGAGACCGATCGCCCGGGTGCCGGAGTAGAGCGGGCCGCCCGAGTCGCCCGGCTCGGCGCACACGTTGGTGCGGATCATGCCGTAGACGACGTCGCCGCCGCCGTAGTTGACGGTGGCGTTGAGTCCGGTGACCGATCCGCTGTGGGTGCCGGTCGTGGAGCCCCGGCGGGTGACGGCCATCCCGACGGTGGCGTTGGCGGCGCTGGTGATGTCCTGGCCGCCGACCGTGCCGTCCTTGGGAATGGTGGTGTTGGTGTAGCGCACGATGCCGTAGTCGTTGTTCGGGAAGCTGGACGCGGCGGTCGTGCCGAGCACGGTGGTGCGGGCGGAGTTGGCCCACCAGGTGCCCGTCCCGTTGGTGCAGTGACCGGCG
Encoded here:
- a CDS encoding DUF4231 domain-containing protein; the protein is MTAIPGPLQSMVFRNADLPVLFHHTDAIAVARQREAVNTTRGQLALLAAGAVPAALPWQVQLGGSFQLLDAAAALAYLGVLIATFLASRRKAKSHWQLNRSAAEFIKSNCWRYAVHGSPFDSSAEHPEALFANRLEEGLQELRKVGWADPREELVDSGGGLITESMRTLRNKAYTVRKETYVRDRLIEQRRWYRRRQQVSRRGALLWSGAVVALTLPALALSVLQTFGVGRAFGLTGVLSAAAAACLAWNEMRRHHPLISAHSLVEQDLESMQAAMETTLTERQWPAAVFETERIVSPEHTDWLVRHRV
- a CDS encoding S1 family peptidase, yielding MRIKRTSNRSSVARGVRTTAVLAGLAAVAAMAIPTANAETPRTFSANQLTAASDAVLGADIAGTAWNIDPQTKRLLVTVDSTVTQDEINRIKKAAGANASALTIERTPGKFTKLISGGDAIYSSTGRCSLGFNVRRGSAYYFLTAGHCTNGTGTWWANSARTTVLGTTAASSFPNNDYGIVRYTNTTIPKDGTVGGQDITSAANATVGMAVTRRGSTTGTHSGSVTGLNATVNYGGGDVVYGMIRTNVCAEPGDSGGPLYSGTRAIGLTSGGSGNCYFGGTTFFQPVVEALNAYGVSVY